In Marinobacter salinisoli, the DNA window TACCCACTTGAGGCCGTGACACCACAGCCAATGAGCCATGCGATGAAACAGAAGCGCATGCAGCCCCGGGTAGTTGGTCAGAACCTCGAAGGTATTCCGGGCTGCCGGGTCTCGGTGAAAAACGCTATTAATGTCTTCCCTTAATCGCTCGAACATCGCCATCTCTATTCCTTATCCGGGGCCCCGGTTTTTGCCGAAGCCGGCGTCACAGAGCCCTTGGTACCGACTGCTTTCTGAACGGAGGACAGAATGCCCCGCAGGATATTAACTTCCATCTGGTCCAGCTTGGCCCGCTGAAACAGTCGACGCAAACGGGTCATCAACTGACGAGGATTCTCCCGCCGATGGAACGAGACGTCCACCAACACCTGTTCCAGGTGACTGAAAAATCCTTCCACATCCTTTACTGACGCCAGATCCACGTCCCAACCCTCGTCACCGGGCATGGTCATGGGTTTAAGATTGGGGTTAGCGTCACCACCTTCAAGGCCTCGCAGGTAATGCATCCGCAACTCATAGCATATCACCTGCACGGCCATCGCCAGATTCAGCGAGCTGTAATCAGGGTTCGAGGGGATATGAATGTGGTAATGGCAGCGCTGAAGCTCTTCGTTGTTCAGCCCGGAACTCTCGCGACCGAACACCAGAGCTACCGAGCCTTTGGCCGCATGTACGCCTGCCGTCGCGGCGGCCTCAGGCGGTGCGATAACCGGCCAGGGAACCTTGCGTCCGCGGGCACTGGTGCCCATCACCAGCACACAGTCCTCCAGCGCCTCATCGAGTGAGGCCACAACCTGCGCCCGATCAAGTACATCTGAAGCACCCGATGAGCGCGCGTACGAAGCCTCATCCGGAAACGAGCCGGGATTCACCAACCAAAGGTTGCCCAGCCCCATATTCTTCATGGCACGGGCCACCGCACCGATATTGCCCGAGTGGGATGTTTCCACCAGAACAATACGGATCTGGTTCTGAAAAGTGTCAGTGCCTTCCTGGGGAAGCGCCGGTTTATGCATCGCTACGAAATCCACGCCAGATTAAGAAAGCGGCAATAGTACCAGAAAACTGAGTAGCTTCGAGGCTTCGAAGTTGCCGCAACCCGTTGCTATCCGTGCTATTGCTGAGTCAAAAAACGTACAAGCAGCAGTAACTTTTGCTATGATAGCCGGCCTTCACACACTCGGACATTGAACACTCAGATGCAACCAGCGATTAAAATGGCCCTGCGCGTTGCGCGCCAGGGTTCTGACTATCTGAAAGCCCACTTCGAGCGTCAGGAACCCAACAGCACGGAGGATGGCGAGCGCCGCCGGCAGCTGGATCGGGTCGAACAGTCGATTTATGACAACTTCAGCGAACAATTGGAAAAGGCCTACAAGGACCACACCATCGCACCGCTGAACGAAACTGACGCAGGCACCGCCGAGCGAAGCTGGCACATTTACCCACTGCTAGGAAGCGAAAATTTTCTCCGGGGCATTCCTGACTTTGTCATCGCCCTGGCACAGAAGAAAAACAACCGCACCGAAAACCTGCTGATCATCAACCCGATTACAGGTGAGGAATACTCTGCCAGCCGCGGCCACGGCGCCGCCCTGAACAGTCGTCGCGTTCGTACGTCTCAGGTAAAGGGCATCAATCAGGCAGCGATTGCATCCAACCTGCTTCAGCAGGCCCGCAAAAGCGAAGACGCCCAGCTTTGGGGCGAGATGACGGCCGTTCTGGCCAGCGAAGCGGCCATGATGCGCACCTCCGGCTGCCCGGTACTGGACATTGCCCGGGTTTCTGCCGGCCATCTCGATTCTGCCATCTTCTTCCGCCCGCAAGCAGTGGAGCTGGAGCTTGGCGGCACGCTGGCCATGGAGTCCGGCGCACTGGTCGGCGATTTCTCCGGTAACCCGTCGACCGGCAGCAATGCCCGCCAACTGGTTGTCGCCAACCCCAAGCTGTTCCGCGAAGTACTCAAGGCGCTGCATCCGTTCCGGGGCCGCCTGCCCCGCTGATTGAAAATCAGCCACAAAAAAAACCGCCATCCCTCGGGAGTGGCGGTTTTTTTGTGCGCCTTGAAACAGCTCAATCACATACGATTGAGCCACTCGGGCGGCTCCTCTTCTTCCGGAGCTTCACCGACACCCTCTTTGGCAGGCAACTGAAGGTCCTCACGAGACACGTTCAGTGCCAGCAACATATTCGCCGCGACGTAAATCGACGAATACGTACCCACAACCACACCGATGATCAGCGCCAGCGAGAAGTTATTAATCGCCTCACCGCCGAACAGATACAGCGCGATCAGCACCACCAAGGTGGTACCGGAGGTATTAATGGTCCGGCGAATCGTCTGATGAATCGAGGTGTTGATGATGTGCCAGGAGTCGCCTTCGCGCATTACCCGGAAATTCTCCCGGATACGGTCCGCCACAACGATGGTGTCATTCAGCGAGTAGCCGATAACCGCCAGCAACGCCGCCAGCACCGACAGGTCGAAAGTCCACTGGAACAGCGCAAACATGCCCAGCACGATGATGACATCGTGGGCCAGAGGCACAACCGAAGCGATACCGAATTTGAACTGGAAGCGCATGCCGACGTAGATCAACACGACCGCCAGCGCCAACAACATGCCCAGACCGCCATCCTCGCGCAACTCTTCACCCACCTGGGAACCGATAAACTCGGAACTGATAAGTTCGAGACGATCGCCATCAGCCTTCAGCGCATCCGCCACTTCCTGACCAAGCTTGTCGTTATCGGCCGCTGCAAGACGCACCAGTACCGTGGTGTCGGAACCAAAGTTCTGCACCACGAACTGCTCGTATCCTGCCTCAGTCAGCGTGGTCCGAACATCCTCCAGAACAGGCGCCTGCTCGTATTCGAATTCCACCGAGGTACCCCCGGTGAAATCGAGCCCAAGGTTCAGGCCGCGAACCGCCAGCAAAACGATGGAGACAATCACCAGACCAATCGAGAGCATGGAAGCAAGCTTCCGAAGCCCCATAAAATCAAATGGCTTTTTCTCTTGATCAGACATTTGCGAGCTTTCCTCCGATCGACAACTTTTCGACCTTTCGACCGCCATACACGAAGTTCACAATGGCCCGACTGACCATCAGTCCCGAGAACATGGACGTCAGAATCCCCAGACAAAGAGTCACGGCAAAGCCTTTCACCGGACCGGAACCCATAGCGAACAGAATGACCGCCACCAGCAAGGTGGTGATGTTTGCGTCGAAGATAGACACAAAGGCCCGGGAATAACCTGCGTTAATGGCTGACTGAGGCGGCGCACCGCTCTTCAATTCTTCCCGGATGCGCTCAAATATCAGGACGTTTGCATCCACCGCCATACCGACAGTCAACACGATACCGGCGATACCGGGCAGCGTCAGCGTAGCCGACAAAATGGACATACACGCCATCAACAGCATCAGGTTCAGCGTCAGCGCCACGTTGGCGATCAGGCCAAAGCCGCGGTAGTAAACCAGCATGTACAGCAGCACCAGGCCAAAACCGAGCGCAACGGACATCACGCCGGCATCAATGTTTTTCTGCCCCAGGCTTGGCCCAATCGTGCGCTCTTGCACGAAGTACATTGGCGCCGCCAACGCACCGGCCCTGAGCAGCAACGCCAGTTCCGCGGCTTCCGGAATGGAATCCAGGCCAGTGATACGGAAACTGCTGCCGAGCGCAGACTGAATGGTTGCCAGGCTGATAATACTCTTCTCTACCACGCGCTTATCAACGGCCGTCATCTCGCCGTCAACCATGCGGTTTTCAGTCTCGGTACGGAACTCGATGAAAAGTACTGCCATCCGACGACCAACCGCGGTGCGAGTGGCACGATGCATCTGATCACCACCGATGGAGTCCATGGTGATGTTGACCTGCGGCTGGCCATTTTCATCGAACGCCTGCTGGGCATTCGACACATTATTACCGGTGGTAATCACCTCGCGCTCGAGGCGAGCGGTACGACGTGGATTATCCCGGAAACCGAATTCCTCGACTTCACTGGCGCTGGTGTCAGACCTGGCTTCGAGACGGAACTCCAGGTTTGCGGTGGCACCCAGAACCCGCTTGGCCTGCGCCGTATCCTGAACACCGGGCAACTCGACGATGATTCGGTCGGAACCCTGACGCTGAACCAGCGGCTCGGCTACACCCAGCTCATTGACCCGGTTACGGATGGTGGTCAGGTTCTGCTCCAGGGCATATTCCTGAATGGATTTCACCTCAAGCTCAGAAAGCGACAGCACAATCTGACGCTCGCCATCCACAGTGCGCTCATCCATCAGGAACTGGTTGTAGCGATCACGAATCAGGTCAAAGGCTTCGGAGCGCTGCTCCTCGTCGCGGAAGCTCAGCACGATCTGGCGCTGACCTTCTACATCACCGCCGCGGTAGCGGATACGTTCTTCGCGCAGCTCGCGCTTGATTTCGCCGGACATCGCCTCGAGGCGCTGGTTGACAGCGGTATCCATATCCACTTCCAGCAGGAAGTGAACACCACCGCGCAAGTCCAGGCCCAGTTTCATCGGGCCCGCACCCAGGCTTCTCAACCAGTCAGGTGTTGACGGGGCCATATTCAGAGCCACCAGGTAGTCGCCGCCCAGTGCAGACTGGACCACAGGACGCGCCTGCAACTGGTCTTCGGCACCGTTCAGGCGAATCAGGGCATCCCGATCCTGAAGCGAACTGCTTTTAACCTCTATACCTTCAGATTCCAGCGCCTTCACCGCACGCTCCAGTACCGAGGCGTCTACCTCCGTGCTGCTGCGCGAGCCGGTGATCTGGACAGCGTAATCGTCCGGGAAGAGGTTGGGTAATGCGTAGACAAACCCGATCACAAGCGCGATCAGGATTATCAGGTTTTTCCAGAGGGGGTACTTGTTCAGCATGGGATCCCTTTAAGCCGGCCCGCAGGCCGGCCGTGGTGTTTCTGCCAGTTGATCTTGTTCTGCGGTAGGACCTGGCTTAGATGTCCTTCAGGGTACCTTTCGGCAAGGCAGCGGCTACAGCCACTTTCTGAACCTTGATCTCAACGTTGTCGGCAATTTCAACCACGATAAAATCATCCGTCACCTTGGTGATCTTGCCAGCCACGCCACCAGAAGTGACTACTTCGTCGCCCTTGTTCAGGCCAGCCATCAGAGCCTTATGCTCCTTCGCGCGCTTGGACTGCGGGCGCCAGATCAGGAAGTAGAAAATCAGGATGAAACCGGCGAAAAAGATGATCTGGCCCATCGCGCCCATACCCTGAGGAGCAGGCTCCTGTGCCATGGCGATTGCAGGCATCAGGGCCATCAGGCCAGCGATGAGCGTTTTCAGTACTTTCATTGAAATTCTCCGTTGGTTTTTTTCTGGATTCGTCAGGCGGAGCCCAGCGGCGGCACTTGTTCGCCGCGCAGGGCGTAGAAGTCGGCTACAAAGTCGGACAATGTACCTGCTTCAATGGCTCCACGCAATCCGGCCATCAGGTTCTGGTAGAACCTCAGATTGTGGATAGTGTTCAGCTGCGAGCCCAGCATTTCTCCACATTTATCCAGATGATGCAGATAGCTTCTCGAAAAATTCTGGCAGGTGTAGCAGTCACAGCGATGGTCCACCGGGCCGGTATCATGACGGTGCTTGGCGTTGCGGATCTTGACGATACCTTCCGAGGTGAAGAGGTAACCGTTGCGAGCGTTCCGGGTCGGCATGACGCAATCGAACATATCCACGCCACGACGCACCGCTTCCACGATGTCTTCCGGACGCCCTACCCCCATCAAATAACGAGGCTTGTCTTCAGGCATCTTGGGCGGGAGGTGGTCCAGAATTCGGAGCATGTCTTCTTTGGGCTCACCAACAGAAAGACCACCGATGGCGTAGCCGTCGAATCCGATATCAGTCAGACCGTTAAGGGACTGATCCCTGAGCGGCTCATACATGCCGCCCTGAACAATCCCGAACAGCGCGGCAGGATTACCGTCATGGGCTTTCTTGCTTCGGGCCGCCCAGCGCAGGGACAACTCCATCGACTCTTTGGCTTCTTTTTCGGTGGCCGGATACGGCGTGCATTCGTCAAATATCATGACAATGTCCGAACCCAGATCGCGCTGCACCTGAATCGCAATTTCAGGATTCAAGGTCACCGGAGAGCCATCGACTGGTGACTGGAAGGTCACCCCCTCCTCGGTAATCTTGCGCATTTCGCCAAGACTGAACACCTGGAAACCACCGGAATCGGTCAGGATCGGGCCACTCCACTGGGTAAAGTCGTGCAGATCGCCGTGTGCCTTGATGACTTCAGTTCCCGGGCGAAGCATCAGGTGAAAGGTGTTGCCGAGGATAATCTCGGCACCGATTTCGTGAATATCACGAGGCAGCATACCCTTGACGGTGCCGTAGGTGCCTACGGGCATGAACGCCGGCGTTTCGACAGTGCCCCGGGGAAAGGTCAAGCGACCCCGACGGGCCCGACCGTCCTCCCCGAGCTTTTCAAAAGACATAAAGCAGGATGTGCTCAAAATGGCTCCCCGAATCAATCTGAAAGAGTGCTGTCAGTGGCATCCGCCGGGCCGAGCAGCATTCCACGGCTGGGCTCCTGACAGCTGATGAACATGGCGTCGCCATAGCTGAAGAAACGATATTTCTCGGCGACAGCTTCCCGGTAAGCTTCCATTACATTTTCATAGCCGGCGAACGCACTGACCAGCATGATCAGGGTAGATTCCGGCAAATGGAAGTTAGTGATCAATGCATCCACGGTTTCGAACCGGTAGCCCGGACTGATAAAGATATCGGTTTCACCCCGGAAGGTTCGCAGACGCCCTCCCCGGCTGGCAGATTCCAGTGACCGGACCGATGTCGTACCTACCGCTATAACCCGCCCGCCGCGCCGTCTGGCACGCTCAACCGCCTCGACTGCGGCCTGCGGCACATGTACGACTTCGCTGTGCATAACGTGATCTTCTACCCGGTCCACTCGGACCGGCTGAAACGTGCCAGCCCCGACATGCAGGGTCACGAATGCCGTTTCCACCCCCATGGCGCGCACTTCATCCAGCAATGCCTCATCGAAATGAAGGCCAGCGGTGGGCGCTGCCACGGCACCGGGCTCTCTGGCATAGACGGTCTGGTAGCGTTCCCGATCGGTAGCCTCGTCCGGCCTGTCGACATAAGGCGGCAACGGCATGTGCCCGATGCGCTCAAGCACGTCCAGAACCGGTTCGCTGGCTTCGCAGGTAAGATGAAACAAGGCATCCTGGCGGCTGGTCATCCGAATGCGGGAGCCGTCTTCCAGGACGATTACCTGCCCGGCTTTCGGCGATTTTGATGCCCGCACGTGCGCAAGCAGCTCATGCTCGCCCAGCACCCGTTCCACCAGAATCTCTACCTTACCACCGGTTTCTTTGGTGCCGAACAGGCGTGCGGGAATGACCCGGGTATCGTTGAACACCAGAAGATCGCCCGGCTGGAGCAGCGCGGTAATATCGGAGAATTGACGGTGAACCGTTTGGCCGGACATACCATCCAGGCACAAAAGTCGTGAAGCCGATCGCTCACTGAGTGGGTAGCGAGCGATCAGTTCGTCAGGTAAATCAAAATAAAAGTCAGAAACGTTCATAGAGAAGGCGTGGTTGGGGCACTACACGATTAAGAAAGTGGTGCGGAATTTACCATGGAATGCCCCGAGCCTAAAGCGCAAGAACGTTTAATCCGGTTTCGGAGTGCGCTCTTCCGTGCCAATGTACAGGTAATTGCTTCGCAGTGACCGGTAGGAGCCCGGAGGAACGATATTCTGGACCGAGATCACCATGCCCGCATGCGCCTCAGATGAAAATTGCGTCGCAACACCAAGATAGCGGCCATCCCGCTCACGTTGCACGGCTTTCTCCTCCCAGCTTTCGCCCAGGCACTGCTGGACGAACTCGAGACTGGTCCGGTAACGATGGGCCGCGATCTCGCCATCAGGCGTATTGGCGGAACAGACATAGGCACTGTCGCCATCATTCCACAGCCAGATTTCACAGTGGCCCTTGATCAGTTCCTCCCTGACGCTGAATACCGTCAGTGAGGCAAAGTCATTCCGCTTTCCCCGCAGGCTGGCGAACCCCCTGTCGTAATCGGCAATGATGCCCTGAAGGCTCTGACAGGGATCGGCGGTGCCAACTTTGAGGTTGCGGTCGCTAGCGCAGCCGGCCAGGGACAGCACGAGCACACAAACGGCGCCCTTGCCAAAGCTCATCTGGCTCATTATTCCTTCCCCGGCTGCGGAAGTGTTTTGCGCAGGGCCTTTACCACCGCCTCACCGAAATCCTCGGCCGCCTTGCCCAGGGAGTCAGGGTCGACTGTGGTCGAGTACATCTGCCAGACCGGATTGGTGGTTTCAGTGTCAAACAGGGTGGATTTCAGAACGTAATTGGTGGTTTCCTCATAGGATTTCGGGACAACCGTGGTATCCATGTAGGTCGTCGATGCCAGGGGGCCAACCGATGTGGTGATGGGCTGATAGACGACCTGCTCGGGAACGTAGCGAGCGTCGCGGTCCTTACTCATCAACGAAATCACCAGGACGCCGTCATATTGTCCCGCTGAGGCGTTCTCTGCAACCAGGGCGCCAAGCTCTTCCTCGTCTTCCCAGGGGACATCGGAATTCGCCATTCCGAAGCGAGCGGACTGAAATTCGCTCTCGTTCATTTTCGTGACAATCTTGGTTTCAACCACGTCCCTGACGTTTTGCTTGGCACTGACCACAAACACCAGCACCTTCTCGTAATTCTTGTCGACCGTCGGTGCCGCTTCAATCCTGTCCACCCGGGTACTCGATGACCCTCCACACCCCACAAGTAACAGCGAAACTAAAAGGCCGGCGACTTTCCACATGATGTTCCCTCTCAGACGTTTGCTGACAAATCCCTTGGCTAACACCAATTTAAGATAGATCAATTCGACCCTGGCGCAACGCAGGTAAAGGCGTTACACCCTGAAAAGCGCACAACCGAAGGACATCAGCGCCAAACGCGCACAGCAAAGCGATCGAACAGCCGTTTTCGGATAACGGTGGGTTCGACAAGCGGTAACCAAAGGAAGAGGAAAAAGAGATGGTAGCGGCGGGCGGACTCGAACCGCCACGGGTTTTACCCCAACGGATTTTGAATCCGTCGTGTCTACCAATTTCACCACGCCGCCATGGGAAAGTGTGGGCGATTATACTGAGCCTACGGCTGAAAGCAACTGACCGGCGGAGGAAATTTCCTACCGGCCTCGCTGCTTAGAGTCGATCGAAGAGCGAGAGCCGGGACACCTGCGCAAACGACTGCTGGGCCGCCTGCAGGACAAAGCTCTGGAAGCTCAGATTGCTGATTGCCTCAGCATAATCCACGTCCTGTAACTGGGAACGAATCTGGTTGGTGTAGACCGACGAATCTTCCAGGAAGGCCCGGGTGGATTGCACCGCATTCATTCGACCCCCGAGCTCGGTCTGTGTGAGCACGATCTCTTCCTGCGCGTAATCCAGGTTTTGCAGCGAGTCAGAAATCAGGGTATCGAACTGAGCCTGCCCTTGCCCCGAGGTTTTGTCTGCGCCTTCCAAGCCGGCGATTAGGGTTTCGATGGTCTTGAACACGGATTGTTTATCACTGATGGCAAGTGTGAACTCATCACCGGCCGCCGCATCATTAACCGTAGCTTTGATACCCGCGACCTCGAACTCCTCGCCCACAAGGGCAGGTGCCGGACTGGTTGGGAGCACTGTGGCGGGCACCGTGCCAGGATTCTCCGCAATCACTTCGCCCGCAGCATTCACGGTCAGGCGGATGTCGTTGGGTACCGCGCCAGCAAAAGCGTTTTGCAGGGCAGCTTTATCCGTTAACGCCACGCCGGAAACGTAGGCGTTTGCCGAGTTCCCGGGCGCAGCCACTCCAGTGATTGCTTTGGGAACCGACACGAAAATGCCCTTGCCATGGTCAGAGATGGCAACCGTCACGCCGTCATCTACTTCCAGCCTACGCTGGCCCTCATCGCCCTGATACTGCCAGGCCCCGGTGGCGTCCTGAACAAACGCCTGCGTCGAGCCCTGGAAACCGCTGAAGATGTATTCACCGGACGCATCTCTGGTATTGGCCACCTGAGCCAGCTGATCAAGCCGCTCTTTCAGCTCCGATGAGATCGAGCGCAAATCATTCTGCGACAACGACCCGTTGCCCGCCTGAACCGTCAGTTCCCTCACCCGCTGAATGATATCAACGGCACTTTCAAGGGCGCTTTCTTCCTGACTAAGGCGGTTGTCCGCCAGATCCACGTTGCGCTGGTAGGTTTCCGTGCGCGCCAACTCCTGATCCAGCTTGAGTATCCGGGCCGCGGCCACCGGATCATCGGAGGGTGTGTTCACCCGCTTGCCGGTGGAAATTTGTTGCTGGGTGTTGTTCAGGTT includes these proteins:
- the flgL gene encoding flagellar hook-associated protein FlgL, whose translation is MIRISSQQIFTGGINRLQELNGNLNNTQQQISTGKRVNTPSDDPVAAARILKLDQELARTETYQRNVDLADNRLSQEESALESAVDIIQRVRELTVQAGNGSLSQNDLRSISSELKERLDQLAQVANTRDASGEYIFSGFQGSTQAFVQDATGAWQYQGDEGQRRLEVDDGVTVAISDHGKGIFVSVPKAITGVAAPGNSANAYVSGVALTDKAALQNAFAGAVPNDIRLTVNAAGEVIAENPGTVPATVLPTSPAPALVGEEFEVAGIKATVNDAAAGDEFTLAISDKQSVFKTIETLIAGLEGADKTSGQGQAQFDTLISDSLQNLDYAQEEIVLTQTELGGRMNAVQSTRAFLEDSSVYTNQIRSQLQDVDYAEAISNLSFQSFVLQAAQQSFAQVSRLSLFDRL
- the secF gene encoding protein translocase subunit SecF, with protein sequence MSDQEKKPFDFMGLRKLASMLSIGLVIVSIVLLAVRGLNLGLDFTGGTSVEFEYEQAPVLEDVRTTLTEAGYEQFVVQNFGSDTTVLVRLAAADNDKLGQEVADALKADGDRLELISSEFIGSQVGEELREDGGLGMLLALAVVLIYVGMRFQFKFGIASVVPLAHDVIIVLGMFALFQWTFDLSVLAALLAVIGYSLNDTIVVADRIRENFRVMREGDSWHIINTSIHQTIRRTINTSGTTLVVLIALYLFGGEAINNFSLALIIGVVVGTYSSIYVAANMLLALNVSREDLQLPAKEGVGEAPEEEEPPEWLNRM
- a CDS encoding inositol monophosphatase family protein, which produces MQPAIKMALRVARQGSDYLKAHFERQEPNSTEDGERRRQLDRVEQSIYDNFSEQLEKAYKDHTIAPLNETDAGTAERSWHIYPLLGSENFLRGIPDFVIALAQKKNNRTENLLIINPITGEEYSASRGHGAALNSRRVRTSQVKGINQAAIASNLLQQARKSEDAQLWGEMTAVLASEAAMMRTSGCPVLDIARVSAGHLDSAIFFRPQAVELELGGTLAMESGALVGDFSGNPSTGSNARQLVVANPKLFREVLKALHPFRGRLPR
- the queA gene encoding tRNA preQ1(34) S-adenosylmethionine ribosyltransferase-isomerase QueA: MNVSDFYFDLPDELIARYPLSERSASRLLCLDGMSGQTVHRQFSDITALLQPGDLLVFNDTRVIPARLFGTKETGGKVEILVERVLGEHELLAHVRASKSPKAGQVIVLEDGSRIRMTSRQDALFHLTCEASEPVLDVLERIGHMPLPPYVDRPDEATDRERYQTVYAREPGAVAAPTAGLHFDEALLDEVRAMGVETAFVTLHVGAGTFQPVRVDRVEDHVMHSEVVHVPQAAVEAVERARRRGGRVIAVGTTSVRSLESASRGGRLRTFRGETDIFISPGYRFETVDALITNFHLPESTLIMLVSAFAGYENVMEAYREAVAEKYRFFSYGDAMFISCQEPSRGMLLGPADATDSTLSD
- the tgt gene encoding tRNA guanosine(34) transglycosylase Tgt, encoding MSFEKLGEDGRARRGRLTFPRGTVETPAFMPVGTYGTVKGMLPRDIHEIGAEIILGNTFHLMLRPGTEVIKAHGDLHDFTQWSGPILTDSGGFQVFSLGEMRKITEEGVTFQSPVDGSPVTLNPEIAIQVQRDLGSDIVMIFDECTPYPATEKEAKESMELSLRWAARSKKAHDGNPAALFGIVQGGMYEPLRDQSLNGLTDIGFDGYAIGGLSVGEPKEDMLRILDHLPPKMPEDKPRYLMGVGRPEDIVEAVRRGVDMFDCVMPTRNARNGYLFTSEGIVKIRNAKHRHDTGPVDHRCDCYTCQNFSRSYLHHLDKCGEMLGSQLNTIHNLRFYQNLMAGLRGAIEAGTLSDFVADFYALRGEQVPPLGSA
- the yajC gene encoding preprotein translocase subunit YajC produces the protein MKVLKTLIAGLMALMPAIAMAQEPAPQGMGAMGQIIFFAGFILIFYFLIWRPQSKRAKEHKALMAGLNKGDEVVTSGGVAGKITKVTDDFIVVEIADNVEIKVQKVAVAAALPKGTLKDI
- the trmJ gene encoding tRNA (cytosine(32)/uridine(32)-2'-O)-methyltransferase TrmJ, translated to MHKPALPQEGTDTFQNQIRIVLVETSHSGNIGAVARAMKNMGLGNLWLVNPGSFPDEASYARSSGASDVLDRAQVVASLDEALEDCVLVMGTSARGRKVPWPVIAPPEAAATAGVHAAKGSVALVFGRESSGLNNEELQRCHYHIHIPSNPDYSSLNLAMAVQVICYELRMHYLRGLEGGDANPNLKPMTMPGDEGWDVDLASVKDVEGFFSHLEQVLVDVSFHRRENPRQLMTRLRRLFQRAKLDQMEVNILRGILSSVQKAVGTKGSVTPASAKTGAPDKE
- the secD gene encoding protein translocase subunit SecD, whose protein sequence is MLNKYPLWKNLIILIALVIGFVYALPNLFPDDYAVQITGSRSSTEVDASVLERAVKALESEGIEVKSSSLQDRDALIRLNGAEDQLQARPVVQSALGGDYLVALNMAPSTPDWLRSLGAGPMKLGLDLRGGVHFLLEVDMDTAVNQRLEAMSGEIKRELREERIRYRGGDVEGQRQIVLSFRDEEQRSEAFDLIRDRYNQFLMDERTVDGERQIVLSLSELEVKSIQEYALEQNLTTIRNRVNELGVAEPLVQRQGSDRIIVELPGVQDTAQAKRVLGATANLEFRLEARSDTSASEVEEFGFRDNPRRTARLEREVITTGNNVSNAQQAFDENGQPQVNITMDSIGGDQMHRATRTAVGRRMAVLFIEFRTETENRMVDGEMTAVDKRVVEKSIISLATIQSALGSSFRITGLDSIPEAAELALLLRAGALAAPMYFVQERTIGPSLGQKNIDAGVMSVALGFGLVLLYMLVYYRGFGLIANVALTLNLMLLMACMSILSATLTLPGIAGIVLTVGMAVDANVLIFERIREELKSGAPPQSAINAGYSRAFVSIFDANITTLLVAVILFAMGSGPVKGFAVTLCLGILTSMFSGLMVSRAIVNFVYGGRKVEKLSIGGKLANV